Proteins from a genomic interval of Gossypium hirsutum isolate 1008001.06 chromosome A09, Gossypium_hirsutum_v2.1, whole genome shotgun sequence:
- the LOC107908738 gene encoding myosin-7 isoform X1 translates to MFRLHKTRQTPPPSNKSGEKIDFTFSNFKLVQVPKGWDRLIMSIISMENGKTMAKTSKAVVRNASCQWTETLSESIWVSKTVMEDCFFKLLVAMGSARSSILGEATVNMTGYINSTITVPVSLPLKKCNHGTVLQMKIQCLTPRRKPMDNESKQTNFHKEGNSTEHSPDLSLTSDSPESLIANSDGSSPSSAPRQEELVSREASFSASDSHCSYDSAASNLNGDTRSLMGIQDSPISQNGNSHIDDHLSHSNHSSFVSQSSFSDNKQEFCAASTLRSTDPSKNLLEAAEKTIEELHAEAKMRERNADKLMLDLDMLRKEYSDQSKNNAILAMELSAANVERYGLQKEVEQLKTLLEKSIAKQPTYEDSTFEDAGTTLLHKELENEIKFLKESNDSLALQLKRSQDANVELVSVLQELEQTIEKQKVEMGTITALQSQVSELENCMQLNSEENSNLMIQLQQSRESEKNLQAEVQYLEQMKNKESDALLDIEEEYKTKLAAKEREIIGLKVKLSESRKEGNFANPESRKGHEAPLIREIEALKVKLEELETDCNELTDENLELLLKIKETKNNVNGGVASNDFLSDEISAKLAMREQKSEMLFLEEKLRKKILREIQSDYNSYILELETQTIELEAKGTEVVKELTQKRTEMQTLEATLQSKEEENMELRMNQSKLQDMHHQLLAAEDKCEYLRRENTKLQATNETLIEECNSLNKSAEGLRNEKSELEEHCAQLEAKLKECSKKVEVLDENLTLVIEDFASKEKKLTLELNAIHDKSKKLEAKLKLEESSWNQMYLEKTNEVENLVLEVENLGKQLSAAHHEKEKTACEISGLQADKLRLDLALEEAQSNLKLTLSEFKKIESGAKTQVEDLLGELTAARENHEILMAEHEKALKLLESYKSSEGKLKTIVNELELKLTVSEYERQQVSEQSTNMKVQLLKIENLQDDISALTDERNAIKADKEKLEASLYLISRECDDLKAEKNYSMQQISTLQKVVSEIEDYKHDKIVLEEKLVRTEGDLVAKQALLMQDEEIKNELNEIKQTNRQFQQQIKQLQEEKDKLLIKAQTLEEKLKLKVEEKQKQRHSNSHRNKREARNLLPLRNHIVPLI, encoded by the exons ATGTTCAGGTTGCATAAAACAAGGCAAACACCGCCGCCAAGTAATAAATCAGGGGAAAAGATAGATTTTACGTTCTCCAATTTCAAACTGGTTCAG GTACCAAAAGGATGGGACAGATTGATCATGTCGATAATCTCAATGGAGAATGGGAAAACCATGGCAAAGACAAGCAAAGCAGTAGTTCGAAATGCGAGTTGTCAATGGACAGAGACTTTGTCGGAATCTATTTGGGTTTCAAAAACAGTGATGGAAGATTGTTTCTTCAAACTTCTTGTTGCAATG GGATCAGCAAGATCTAGCATTCTTGGAGAGGCGACAGTGAATATGACAGGCTATATAAATTCAACCATCACTGTTCCGGTCTCATTGCCATTAAAAAAATGCAACCATGGAACAGTTTTGCAG ATGAAAATTCAATGTTTGACACCAAGACGAAAACCCAT GGACAATGAATCAAAGCAGACAAATTTCCATAAAGAAGGTAATAGCACTGAACACTCTCCTGATCTAAGCCTTACCTCGGATAGTCCAGAGAGTTTAATTGCAAATAGTGATGGGTCGTCCCCAAGTTCAGCCCCACGCCAAGAAGAACTCGTGAGTAGG GAAGCAAGTTTCTCAGCTTCTGATTCCCATTGCAGCTATGATTCAGCTGCAAGCAATTTGAATGGTGACACTCGGAGCCTGATGGGAATACAAGATTCACCCATTTCCCAAAATGGGAATTCTCACATTGATGACCATCTTTCTCATTCAAATCATTCATCGTTTGTTTCACAAAGCAGTTTTTCGGATAATAAGCAAGAGTTTTGTGCTGCATCAACTTTAAGATCCACAGATCCTTCCAAAAATCTTCTTGAAGCAGCAGAGAAAACGATTGAAGAGCTTCATGCAGAAGCAAAGATGCGGGAAAGGAATGCGGACAAGTTAATGCTTGATTTGGACATGTTGAGGAAAGAATACTCTGACCAGTCTAAAAATAACGCAATTTTGGCTATGGAGCTCTCGGCAGCGAATGTGGAACGCTATGGACTACAAAAAGAAGTTGAACAGCTGAAAACGTTGTTGGAGAAATCAATCGCGAAACAACCAACCTATGAAGATTCAACATTTGAGGATGCTGGAACAACCCTTTTGCACAAGGAACTGGAAAATGAAATTAAGTTCCTAAAAGAGTCTAATGACAGCCTCGCTTTGCAGTTGAAGAGGAGCCAAGATGCAAATGTTGAGCTTGTTTCAGTTCTTCAGGAGCTGGAACAGACCATAGAAAAGCAAAAAGTTGAAATGGGGACTATTACAGCCCTGCAATCACAGGTGAGTGAATTGGAGAACTGTATGCAGCTAAATTCAGAGGAAAACAGCAACTTAATGATACAGCTTCAACAATCAAGGGAATCAGAGAAGAATTTGCAGGCTGAGGTCCAATATCTTGAACAGATGAAAAACAAAGAAAGTGATGCCCTTTTGGATATTGAGGAGGAATACAAGACTAAGTTAGCAGCTAAAGAAAGGGAAATCATTGGTTTGAAAGTAAAGCTATCCGAGTCTCGAAAGGAAGGAAATTTCGCGAATCCGGAGTCTCGAAAGGGCCACGAAGCACCTCTGATCAGAGAAATTGAAGCCTTAAAAGTAAAACTAGAGGAGTTAGAAACTGACTGCAATGAGCTGACTGATGAAAATCTTGAATTACTACTCAAGATAAAGGAAACAAAGAACAATGTCAATGGAGGAGTTGCTTCCAATGATTTTTTGTCTGATGAGATTTCAGCTAAGCTTGCAATGAGAGAACAGAAGTCAGAAATGCTTTTCCTGGAAGAGAAACTAAGAAAGAAAATTCTGAGGGAGATTCAAAGTGATTATAATAGTTACATTCTGGAACTTGAAACTCAGACAATAGAACTGGAAGCTAAAGGAACTGAAGTAGTGAAGGAGTTAACTCAGAAAAGGACTGAAATGCAAACACTGGAGGCTACTTTGCAGTCAAAGGAAGAGGAGAACATGGAGCTTAGAATGAATCAGAGTAAACTGCAGGATATGCATCATCAGTTGCTGGCTGCTGAAGATAAGTGTGAATATCTGAGAAGAGAAAATACAAAGTTACAAGCAACTAATGAGACACTCATTGAAGAATGCAATTCACTTAACAAGTCAGCTGAAGGGTTGAGGAATGAGAAGTCAGAATTGGAAGAGCATTGTGCTCAGTTGGAGGCCAAATTAAAAGAATGCAGCAAAAAAGTTGAAGTTTTGGACGAAAATCTAACTTTGGTGATTGAAGACTTTGCATCAAAAGAGAAAAAACTAACATTGGAATTAAATGCAATTCATGATAAGAGCAAGAAACTTGAGGCAAAACTGAAGCTTGAAGAAAGCTCCTGGAACCAAATGTATTTGGAGAAGACCAATGAAGTTGAGAATCTTGTACTAGAGGTGGAAAACCTTGGTAAGCAACTCTCTGCAGCACATCATGAGAAAGAGAAAACAGCTTGTGAAATTTCTGGTTTACAAGCAGATAAACTTAGACTGGATTTGGCTCTTGAAGAAGCTCAATCTAACCTGAAACTTACACTGAGTGAATTCAAGAAAATAGAAAGTGGAGCTAAAACACAAGTGGAAGACCTATTGGGTGAACTTACAGCTGCTAGAGAAAACCATGAAATACTGATGGCAGAACATGAAAAAGCTTTGAAGTTGTTAGAGAGTTACAAATCCAGTGAAGGGAAACTTAAAACCATTGTGAATGAGCTTGAACTAAAGCTAACtgtttctgaatatgaaagacaaCAAGTATCAGAGCAATCTACCAATATGAAGGTTCAGCTGCTGAAGATAGAAAATCTTCAGGATGACATTTCGGCTCTGACAGATGAACGCAATGCGATTAAAGCCGATAAAGAGAAACTGGAAGCTTCATTGTATCTAATATCCAGAGAATGTGATGATCTGAAAGCAGAGAAAAATTACTCAATGCAGCAGATTTCTACCTTGCAAAAGGTGGTTTCAGAAATAGAGGACTATAAACATGATAAAATAGTCTTGGAAGAAAAACTTGTGCGGACGGAAGGCGATCTCGTGGCGAAACAGGCTTTATTAATGCAGGATGAAGAAATTAAAAACGAGCTTAATGAGATCAAGCAAACAAACAGgcaattccagcagcaaattaaacAGCTTCAAGAGGAGAAAGATAAGCTTCTCATAAAAGCTCAAACCCTTGAAGAAAAATTGAAACTGAAAGTGGAAGAAAAACAGAAGCAGCGCCATTCCAATTCTCACAGAAACAAAAGAGAGGCAAGGAATCTACTTCCATTACGAAACCACATAGTTCCTTTGATTTAG
- the LOC107908738 gene encoding myosin-7 isoform X2: MLVKMKIQCLTPRRKPMDNESKQTNFHKEGNSTEHSPDLSLTSDSPESLIANSDGSSPSSAPRQEELVSREASFSASDSHCSYDSAASNLNGDTRSLMGIQDSPISQNGNSHIDDHLSHSNHSSFVSQSSFSDNKQEFCAASTLRSTDPSKNLLEAAEKTIEELHAEAKMRERNADKLMLDLDMLRKEYSDQSKNNAILAMELSAANVERYGLQKEVEQLKTLLEKSIAKQPTYEDSTFEDAGTTLLHKELENEIKFLKESNDSLALQLKRSQDANVELVSVLQELEQTIEKQKVEMGTITALQSQVSELENCMQLNSEENSNLMIQLQQSRESEKNLQAEVQYLEQMKNKESDALLDIEEEYKTKLAAKEREIIGLKVKLSESRKEGNFANPESRKGHEAPLIREIEALKVKLEELETDCNELTDENLELLLKIKETKNNVNGGVASNDFLSDEISAKLAMREQKSEMLFLEEKLRKKILREIQSDYNSYILELETQTIELEAKGTEVVKELTQKRTEMQTLEATLQSKEEENMELRMNQSKLQDMHHQLLAAEDKCEYLRRENTKLQATNETLIEECNSLNKSAEGLRNEKSELEEHCAQLEAKLKECSKKVEVLDENLTLVIEDFASKEKKLTLELNAIHDKSKKLEAKLKLEESSWNQMYLEKTNEVENLVLEVENLGKQLSAAHHEKEKTACEISGLQADKLRLDLALEEAQSNLKLTLSEFKKIESGAKTQVEDLLGELTAARENHEILMAEHEKALKLLESYKSSEGKLKTIVNELELKLTVSEYERQQVSEQSTNMKVQLLKIENLQDDISALTDERNAIKADKEKLEASLYLISRECDDLKAEKNYSMQQISTLQKVVSEIEDYKHDKIVLEEKLVRTEGDLVAKQALLMQDEEIKNELNEIKQTNRQFQQQIKQLQEEKDKLLIKAQTLEEKLKLKVEEKQKQRHSNSHRNKREARNLLPLRNHIVPLI; encoded by the exons ATGTTAGTCAAG ATGAAAATTCAATGTTTGACACCAAGACGAAAACCCAT GGACAATGAATCAAAGCAGACAAATTTCCATAAAGAAGGTAATAGCACTGAACACTCTCCTGATCTAAGCCTTACCTCGGATAGTCCAGAGAGTTTAATTGCAAATAGTGATGGGTCGTCCCCAAGTTCAGCCCCACGCCAAGAAGAACTCGTGAGTAGG GAAGCAAGTTTCTCAGCTTCTGATTCCCATTGCAGCTATGATTCAGCTGCAAGCAATTTGAATGGTGACACTCGGAGCCTGATGGGAATACAAGATTCACCCATTTCCCAAAATGGGAATTCTCACATTGATGACCATCTTTCTCATTCAAATCATTCATCGTTTGTTTCACAAAGCAGTTTTTCGGATAATAAGCAAGAGTTTTGTGCTGCATCAACTTTAAGATCCACAGATCCTTCCAAAAATCTTCTTGAAGCAGCAGAGAAAACGATTGAAGAGCTTCATGCAGAAGCAAAGATGCGGGAAAGGAATGCGGACAAGTTAATGCTTGATTTGGACATGTTGAGGAAAGAATACTCTGACCAGTCTAAAAATAACGCAATTTTGGCTATGGAGCTCTCGGCAGCGAATGTGGAACGCTATGGACTACAAAAAGAAGTTGAACAGCTGAAAACGTTGTTGGAGAAATCAATCGCGAAACAACCAACCTATGAAGATTCAACATTTGAGGATGCTGGAACAACCCTTTTGCACAAGGAACTGGAAAATGAAATTAAGTTCCTAAAAGAGTCTAATGACAGCCTCGCTTTGCAGTTGAAGAGGAGCCAAGATGCAAATGTTGAGCTTGTTTCAGTTCTTCAGGAGCTGGAACAGACCATAGAAAAGCAAAAAGTTGAAATGGGGACTATTACAGCCCTGCAATCACAGGTGAGTGAATTGGAGAACTGTATGCAGCTAAATTCAGAGGAAAACAGCAACTTAATGATACAGCTTCAACAATCAAGGGAATCAGAGAAGAATTTGCAGGCTGAGGTCCAATATCTTGAACAGATGAAAAACAAAGAAAGTGATGCCCTTTTGGATATTGAGGAGGAATACAAGACTAAGTTAGCAGCTAAAGAAAGGGAAATCATTGGTTTGAAAGTAAAGCTATCCGAGTCTCGAAAGGAAGGAAATTTCGCGAATCCGGAGTCTCGAAAGGGCCACGAAGCACCTCTGATCAGAGAAATTGAAGCCTTAAAAGTAAAACTAGAGGAGTTAGAAACTGACTGCAATGAGCTGACTGATGAAAATCTTGAATTACTACTCAAGATAAAGGAAACAAAGAACAATGTCAATGGAGGAGTTGCTTCCAATGATTTTTTGTCTGATGAGATTTCAGCTAAGCTTGCAATGAGAGAACAGAAGTCAGAAATGCTTTTCCTGGAAGAGAAACTAAGAAAGAAAATTCTGAGGGAGATTCAAAGTGATTATAATAGTTACATTCTGGAACTTGAAACTCAGACAATAGAACTGGAAGCTAAAGGAACTGAAGTAGTGAAGGAGTTAACTCAGAAAAGGACTGAAATGCAAACACTGGAGGCTACTTTGCAGTCAAAGGAAGAGGAGAACATGGAGCTTAGAATGAATCAGAGTAAACTGCAGGATATGCATCATCAGTTGCTGGCTGCTGAAGATAAGTGTGAATATCTGAGAAGAGAAAATACAAAGTTACAAGCAACTAATGAGACACTCATTGAAGAATGCAATTCACTTAACAAGTCAGCTGAAGGGTTGAGGAATGAGAAGTCAGAATTGGAAGAGCATTGTGCTCAGTTGGAGGCCAAATTAAAAGAATGCAGCAAAAAAGTTGAAGTTTTGGACGAAAATCTAACTTTGGTGATTGAAGACTTTGCATCAAAAGAGAAAAAACTAACATTGGAATTAAATGCAATTCATGATAAGAGCAAGAAACTTGAGGCAAAACTGAAGCTTGAAGAAAGCTCCTGGAACCAAATGTATTTGGAGAAGACCAATGAAGTTGAGAATCTTGTACTAGAGGTGGAAAACCTTGGTAAGCAACTCTCTGCAGCACATCATGAGAAAGAGAAAACAGCTTGTGAAATTTCTGGTTTACAAGCAGATAAACTTAGACTGGATTTGGCTCTTGAAGAAGCTCAATCTAACCTGAAACTTACACTGAGTGAATTCAAGAAAATAGAAAGTGGAGCTAAAACACAAGTGGAAGACCTATTGGGTGAACTTACAGCTGCTAGAGAAAACCATGAAATACTGATGGCAGAACATGAAAAAGCTTTGAAGTTGTTAGAGAGTTACAAATCCAGTGAAGGGAAACTTAAAACCATTGTGAATGAGCTTGAACTAAAGCTAACtgtttctgaatatgaaagacaaCAAGTATCAGAGCAATCTACCAATATGAAGGTTCAGCTGCTGAAGATAGAAAATCTTCAGGATGACATTTCGGCTCTGACAGATGAACGCAATGCGATTAAAGCCGATAAAGAGAAACTGGAAGCTTCATTGTATCTAATATCCAGAGAATGTGATGATCTGAAAGCAGAGAAAAATTACTCAATGCAGCAGATTTCTACCTTGCAAAAGGTGGTTTCAGAAATAGAGGACTATAAACATGATAAAATAGTCTTGGAAGAAAAACTTGTGCGGACGGAAGGCGATCTCGTGGCGAAACAGGCTTTATTAATGCAGGATGAAGAAATTAAAAACGAGCTTAATGAGATCAAGCAAACAAACAGgcaattccagcagcaaattaaacAGCTTCAAGAGGAGAAAGATAAGCTTCTCATAAAAGCTCAAACCCTTGAAGAAAAATTGAAACTGAAAGTGGAAGAAAAACAGAAGCAGCGCCATTCCAATTCTCACAGAAACAAAAGAGAGGCAAGGAATCTACTTCCATTACGAAACCACATAGTTCCTTTGATTTAG